In Deltaproteobacteria bacterium, a genomic segment contains:
- a CDS encoding helix-turn-helix domain-containing protein gives MKTKISSGIGYLDHLLGFLKTGDNVIWEVEAGTYIEIFLQCFIEHTLKNGYQAVYVSFNVSPSTLTKRLSHLPNLENLTILDCFTSGKGNNDSLFAQFYEKEKEGWAGNVIKVENPKDLSQFRVAMDRVEIKKGKAVRYIFDSLTGMQDVWGDENATYKFFTYSCPRLYDLQTVAYWVLEKEAHAPSFKANLRHITQVAIELDKKNGELLLKVIKVEGRFSRNVFLPKRYEVWGQEVVFPSTGGRKPINLGGKIKVLRMKVGMTQKELAEQVGLTPSFISQLEKNLISPSLDSLLKLSEKLHTSPVFFLREGEDGTQRKMVIKPSERQEIQLKEMKIPDVKLQLLVSHVLNRRMEPYLLTLRQGATIKGHFCSHKGDEFAYIIEGELEIEIQGEKQMLRPGDGLYIESTVPSKWVNMGEGEAVLLWVLSPPSGGL, from the coding sequence ATGAAAACCAAAATTTCTTCCGGGATTGGTTATTTGGATCATCTTTTAGGTTTCCTCAAGACCGGTGACAATGTCATCTGGGAGGTTGAGGCCGGGACGTATATCGAGATATTTCTTCAATGCTTTATCGAACATACCTTGAAGAATGGATATCAAGCGGTCTACGTCAGTTTCAACGTTTCTCCTTCTACGCTCACCAAACGATTAAGCCACCTTCCCAACTTAGAGAATTTGACCATTTTAGATTGCTTCACCTCCGGCAAAGGGAACAACGATTCCCTCTTCGCTCAATTCTATGAGAAAGAAAAAGAGGGATGGGCCGGAAATGTGATCAAGGTCGAAAATCCCAAAGACCTCTCCCAGTTTCGCGTGGCCATGGATCGCGTGGAGATTAAAAAGGGAAAAGCTGTCCGCTACATCTTTGACAGCCTGACCGGCATGCAGGATGTCTGGGGAGATGAAAATGCGACCTATAAATTTTTTACTTACTCCTGTCCCCGCCTTTATGATCTTCAGACCGTTGCCTACTGGGTTTTGGAGAAAGAGGCCCATGCTCCATCTTTCAAAGCTAATTTGAGGCATATCACTCAGGTAGCCATCGAACTGGACAAAAAAAATGGTGAACTCCTTTTAAAAGTGATTAAAGTGGAAGGAAGGTTTTCCCGAAATGTATTTCTCCCTAAGCGCTACGAAGTGTGGGGCCAAGAGGTTGTCTTCCCTTCCACGGGAGGACGCAAACCCATTAACTTAGGCGGAAAAATCAAGGTTCTAAGAATGAAAGTGGGAATGACCCAAAAAGAATTGGCTGAGCAGGTGGGCTTGACCCCCAGCTTTATTTCTCAGTTAGAGAAGAACCTGATCAGCCCTTCCCTCGATTCCCTCCTGAAGTTGAGTGAAAAATTGCATACTTCTCCCGTTTTTTTCCTTAGGGAAGGGGAAGATGGAACCCAGCGGAAGATGGTCATCAAGCCCAGTGAGAGGCAGGAAATTCAACTAAAGGAGATGAAAATTCCCGACGTAAAATTACAGCTCTTGGTTTCCCACGTGCTTAACCGCAGGATGGAACCTTACCTTTTAACTCTGCGGCAAGGAGCAACGATCAAAGGACACTTCTGCAGTCACAAAGGGGATGAATTTGCATATATAATAGAAGGAGAGTTGGAAATTGAGATTCAGGGGGAAAAACAGATGTTGAGGCCAGGGGATGGTCTATATATAGAATCAACAGTCCCCTCCAAATGGGTTAATATGGGGGAAGGGGAAGCGGTCCTTTTATGGGTATTAAGTCCACCCAGCGGAGGGTTGTGA
- a CDS encoding zinc-binding dehydrogenase, giving the protein MIIKTICLPEAKKVEVVSKELAKPDDGQVLVKTFQSSICGTDKNLYSGILPPGNTFPITLLGHEGGRVVMEAGKKVRKYKVGDRVMSCKNNGTFADYFIAQEENLHLIPAEMDMDLGCLGEPLACIMYSIFNSGVQLGDTVAVMGLGFAGQIMVQGAKRKGALTVVGIDPLAGKRVLAKNLGADYVFDPKDPDAEQAIRNITEGRGVDVVFEAAGTEDSMNMATRILKKNGILVLYSWVMEPIRLAISRWHDDAIDIRTTCVMHLNTPFERFAWFDRLLSPYWKGLIQVRPLLTATVFLQDIARGFELACQPDAIKILVNPRD; this is encoded by the coding sequence ATGATCATAAAGACCATTTGTCTTCCCGAGGCTAAAAAGGTTGAAGTCGTGAGTAAAGAACTTGCCAAGCCGGATGATGGACAGGTTTTAGTCAAGACTTTCCAATCCTCTATCTGCGGGACGGACAAAAATTTATACAGCGGAATTCTCCCTCCCGGGAATACCTTTCCCATTACTCTGCTCGGTCATGAGGGTGGAAGAGTTGTCATGGAGGCGGGCAAGAAGGTGCGCAAGTACAAAGTAGGCGACCGGGTGATGTCCTGTAAAAATAACGGGACTTTTGCTGATTACTTTATCGCCCAAGAAGAGAACCTGCACCTAATTCCCGCGGAAATGGACATGGACTTAGGGTGCCTGGGCGAGCCACTCGCCTGCATTATGTACTCAATTTTCAATTCCGGGGTACAACTGGGGGATACCGTCGCGGTAATGGGTTTGGGGTTTGCCGGTCAGATCATGGTCCAGGGGGCAAAAAGAAAAGGAGCTCTAACCGTCGTGGGAATCGACCCCTTGGCCGGGAAGCGCGTTTTGGCTAAAAATCTGGGAGCGGATTATGTTTTCGACCCGAAGGATCCAGATGCCGAGCAGGCCATACGAAACATTACCGAGGGCCGGGGGGTAGACGTGGTTTTCGAGGCTGCCGGGACAGAGGATTCAATGAACATGGCCACGAGGATTCTGAAAAAAAATGGGATTTTAGTCCTTTATAGCTGGGTGATGGAGCCCATTCGTCTGGCCATAAGTCGCTGGCATGATGATGCCATTGACATCCGCACCACTTGCGTTATGCATTTGAACACCCCTTTTGAAAGATTTGCCTGGTTCGACCGTCTCCTGTCACCCTACTGGAAGGGCTTGATCCAAGTTAGGCCATTACTTACCGCCACGGTTTTTTTGCAAGATATCGCCAGAGGATTCGAGTTAGCCTGCCAGCCGGATGCGATTAAAATTTTAGTCAACCCCCGGGATTAA
- a CDS encoding isocitrate/isopropylmalate dehydrogenase family protein: MKSYGIVVLPGDGIGPEIVEATVEVLDKVQDLAGDFRLSYAFHQAGATYYLKNGKNMSAETFEAIRQSDATLKGPVGLPEVRLPDGTEAGTLGGVLRNGFDLYANVRPIKLFPKVPTPLKDKSPESIDYIIVRENTEGLYASRGRGLVTEQAATDTLLLTRKGCERICRFAFDTALRKAKGAPEDGRRRVTLVEKSNVLRSFYFFRQVFAQVAKETPEVETETLYVDAAAAALVSKPQHFQVIVTENMFGDILSDLGGATIGGLGMCPSSNVGEERAYFEPIHGSAPDIVGRNLANPLSQIRAAGMMLEYLGRKRDADLLEKAIWQALEKERFSISTAGQVEKGAKVVVAALKEELERCYAAAR; the protein is encoded by the coding sequence ATGAAATCATATGGCATTGTGGTTTTGCCCGGAGATGGCATTGGGCCCGAAATCGTCGAGGCCACTGTAGAGGTCCTCGACAAGGTCCAGGACTTGGCTGGCGACTTTCGTTTGTCTTATGCTTTTCACCAAGCTGGCGCGACTTACTATCTTAAAAACGGAAAAAATATGTCTGCGGAAACATTCGAGGCTATCCGTCAGTCCGACGCTACCTTAAAAGGACCGGTGGGATTACCCGAAGTGCGTCTGCCGGACGGTACCGAAGCCGGAACGCTGGGAGGCGTGCTCCGGAATGGTTTCGACCTCTATGCCAATGTCCGCCCGATCAAACTATTTCCCAAAGTGCCCACGCCGCTCAAAGACAAATCTCCGGAGAGCATTGACTACATCATTGTCAGAGAAAACACTGAGGGCCTTTATGCTTCCCGCGGCCGGGGACTCGTCACCGAGCAGGCCGCCACCGACACCTTGTTGCTTACCCGCAAGGGATGCGAGAGGATCTGTCGCTTCGCCTTTGATACGGCTTTACGCAAAGCAAAGGGAGCCCCCGAAGACGGCCGGAGAAGAGTCACTTTGGTGGAAAAAAGCAACGTTCTGAGAAGCTTTTACTTCTTCCGGCAGGTGTTTGCCCAGGTGGCCAAGGAAACACCCGAGGTGGAGACCGAAACCCTCTATGTCGACGCTGCCGCGGCGGCTTTAGTTAGTAAGCCCCAACATTTCCAGGTGATTGTCACCGAGAATATGTTTGGGGATATTCTCAGTGATCTGGGGGGAGCAACCATAGGAGGATTGGGGATGTGCCCTTCGTCGAATGTGGGGGAAGAGCGCGCTTATTTCGAGCCCATCCATGGCTCAGCTCCGGACATAGTCGGGCGAAACCTGGCCAACCCGCTTTCCCAGATCAGGGCCGCAGGCATGATGCTGGAATATCTGGGGCGCAAGAGGGATGCCGATCTGCTGGAGAAGGCCATCTGGCAAGCACTCGAAAAAGAGCGTTTCTCCATCTCGACGGCCGGTCAGGTAGAGAAGGGTGCCAAGGTAGTCGTCGCTGCGCTTAAGGAAGAACTGGAACGATGTTACGCAGCGGCGCGATAG
- a CDS encoding thiamine pyrophosphate-dependent enzyme, whose product MVKVKNLTDKEYLYGHKACPGCGLGTIGRLALKILGERTIVALPASCMSTVTTQYPQMNYAVPSLTMAFAGTGAVLTGMSAGLKAQGITDVHVLGLAGDGGTADIGLQALSGAVERGDDFIYICYDNEAYMNTGVQRSSLTPIGANTTNSPAGTASYGEKKPKKNLFEIMIAHRIPYAATASSAYPYDFMNKVEKAKSIQGPKFIHIMCPCPTGWGFASDLTVEIGKLAVETGMWYLAEYENGKVKMNVIPKTIKPVEEYLMKQRRFRHLTAEIIKLIQEHRDSEWTLIRERWL is encoded by the coding sequence ATGGTTAAAGTAAAAAACCTCACGGATAAGGAGTATCTATATGGCCACAAGGCTTGCCCGGGATGTGGACTCGGTACAATCGGCCGGCTCGCCTTGAAAATTTTGGGTGAAAGGACAATCGTTGCCCTTCCGGCAAGCTGTATGTCTACAGTTACAACTCAGTATCCGCAGATGAACTATGCCGTGCCATCGCTTACCATGGCTTTTGCCGGGACAGGAGCCGTATTGACGGGTATGTCAGCAGGGCTAAAAGCCCAGGGCATAACCGATGTTCATGTTTTAGGGTTGGCCGGCGACGGCGGCACTGCCGATATCGGTTTGCAGGCCCTGTCAGGAGCTGTAGAACGTGGGGATGATTTCATTTATATTTGTTATGACAATGAGGCCTATATGAATACCGGAGTACAGAGGAGCAGTCTGACTCCTATCGGCGCCAACACGACCAATTCTCCAGCAGGTACTGCGTCCTACGGTGAGAAAAAACCCAAGAAGAATTTGTTTGAGATAATGATTGCTCACAGAATACCTTATGCCGCGACAGCCAGTTCAGCTTATCCCTATGATTTTATGAACAAGGTAGAAAAGGCTAAAAGTATCCAAGGACCCAAGTTCATACATATTATGTGCCCATGCCCTACGGGATGGGGGTTTGCATCTGACCTTACTGTAGAGATTGGTAAACTTGCGGTTGAAACCGGTATGTGGTATTTAGCTGAATATGAAAATGGGAAAGTTAAAATGAATGTTATTCCCAAAACAATAAAACCTGTTGAGGAATATCTTATGAAGCAAAGAAGGTTCAGACATTTAACTGCGGAAATCATTAAGCTTATCCAGGAACACAGAGATAGTGAATGGACGCTGATCAGGGAGAGGTGGCTTTAG